Proteins encoded by one window of Polaribacter haliotis:
- the gmd gene encoding GDP-mannose 4,6-dehydratase: MKVALITGITGQDGSYLAELLLEKGYMVHGVKRRSSLFNTDRIDHLYQDPHHPKQRFKLHYGDLTDSMNLTRIIEECQPDEIYNLGAMSHVKVSFDTPEYVGNVDGLGTLRILEAVRLLGLEKKTRIYQASTSELYGGLAENKNERGFYDENSPFYPRSPYGVAKIYGFWITKNYREAYNMFACNGILFNHESPRRGETFVTRKITRATARIALGLQDKVYLGNLDAKRDWGHAKDYVRMMWMILQAETPEDWVIATGETTTVREFVRMSFAEVGVELEFKGKGVDEKAFVKKCNNPEYQIEIGKEVLSVDPTYFRPTEVDLLIGDPTKAKEKLGWVPEYNLNALVKDMMTSDVKLMKKDQYLKDGGYTILNYFE; encoded by the coding sequence ATGAAAGTAGCATTAATTACAGGGATTACTGGTCAAGATGGGTCATATTTGGCAGAATTGTTATTAGAAAAAGGATATATGGTTCATGGTGTAAAAAGAAGATCTTCTTTGTTTAATACTGATCGTATTGACCATTTATACCAAGATCCACACCATCCTAAACAACGCTTCAAATTACATTATGGAGATTTAACAGATTCTATGAATTTAACAAGAATTATAGAGGAATGTCAACCTGATGAAATTTACAATTTAGGGGCGATGTCACATGTTAAAGTTTCGTTTGATACTCCAGAGTATGTTGGAAATGTAGATGGATTAGGAACATTAAGGATTTTAGAGGCAGTAAGATTATTAGGTTTAGAGAAAAAAACTAGAATATATCAAGCTTCTACTTCAGAATTATATGGTGGATTGGCCGAAAATAAAAATGAACGAGGTTTTTACGACGAAAACTCTCCTTTTTACCCTCGTTCTCCTTATGGAGTTGCAAAAATATACGGTTTTTGGATTACTAAAAATTACAGGGAAGCTTATAATATGTTTGCTTGTAATGGAATTTTGTTTAACCATGAGTCTCCAAGAAGAGGAGAAACTTTTGTAACTCGAAAAATTACGAGAGCAACCGCTAGAATAGCTTTAGGTCTACAAGACAAAGTCTATTTGGGTAATTTGGATGCAAAACGTGACTGGGGGCATGCCAAAGATTATGTAAGAATGATGTGGATGATTTTACAAGCAGAAACCCCAGAAGATTGGGTTATTGCAACAGGGGAAACAACAACTGTACGCGAGTTTGTAAGAATGAGTTTTGCAGAAGTGGGTGTTGAGCTGGAATTTAAAGGAAAAGGAGTTGATGAAAAAGCATTTGTAAAAAAATGTAACAATCCAGAATATCAAATAGAAATTGGTAAAGAGGTTTTATCTGTAGATCCAACATATTTTAGACCAACAGAAGTAGATTTGTTAATTGGAGATCCTACAAAAGCAAAAGAAAAATTAGGTTGGGTTCCAGAATATAATTTAAATGCCTTAGTAAAAGACATGATGACATCTGATGTTAAATTAATGAAAAAAGACCAATATTTAAAAGATGGTGGTTATACAATTTTAAATTATTTTGAATAA